A window of Strigops habroptila isolate Jane chromosome 5, bStrHab1.2.pri, whole genome shotgun sequence genomic DNA:
TATAATAAGCATCTGAATTACTGAGATCAAACAAAGATATAAATGTGATGGCTGCACCATCAACATACAACTAAGATGCCTCAGGTCCATATTATTGTAGATACCTAGTCTTAGGTTTACTtgggaggggctgggggggaaaTGTCATGCCAGCAAAGCTtcagtatatattttaaaacagtggaATGTATTGGACCTGTAATGTATTATTTTAGCTTTAATTTAGTTTTATGTGGTTGATGGCTATACTTTCTTAGTTTATGAACTGCAAACAGTGGAAAAGACTAATGATTAAGCTGGTATTTAAACAGAGTaaactttgtttttcatctCCTGGTGCAATTAATAaactcaattttatttttttatttattttttttaacaaaagaataaaattagaCGGGGTACACGTAGGAAATACTCTGCTTTTTGGTAGCTTTAAATTTCTGTTTAGGAACAAGTGAGAGAATCTTAATGTAGTTTTGCttgaataaaaaatgttttacaagcatttttttattacttaccTAATGAATTATACGTCTGTTTTTCAGCTGGCTCTTTTATAAAAAACCTTGTGCTAATTAAGCATCTAAAATCACACAAAATACATTGGCATTTTGTTAATCTTTGTAAACATTCAGGTCTTGTCTCTTTCTCCAATATGTAACAGGTCAATTTTATTGGCGGATAGAGAAGGATGATGGCAGGCAATAGCCAGCTTTGCATTCGACGCTGGACTACCAAGAACGTGGCCAAGTGGCTGAAGGAAGAAGGCTTCTGTGAATATGTAGATGTTTTGTGCAATAGACACAGGCTAGACGGAATTACGTTGCTGACACTTACTGAGTATGATTTACGATCCCCTCCTTTGGAAATCAAAGTCCTGGGGGATATCAAAAGGCTAATGTTGTCCATACGCAAACTACAGAAGCAACATATTGATGTCCTAGAAGAGCTGGGTTACAACAGTGATAGTCATGTTGGCACAAGCCCAAGTGTTGGTTCGCTACAGGGCACAGATTGGTTTTGTAATGGTGAAGTACCTCGGGACTATGATGGACCAATTACTGACTCAAATGGTGATCAATATCAatatgcaaatggaaaaaacaaacactctACACGAAGACTGGACCCAGAGTATTGGAAGACAATTTTAAGCTGTGTGTATGTCTTCATAGTGTTTGGCTTTACATCATTTGTTATGGTTATAGTACACGAGCGAGTACCTGACATGCAAACATATCCACCTCTACCAGACATATTTCTAGATAGGTaagaaattttcctttaaaacaaaacagtaaattgGTAGTTAAAATATAGactgtctttttttcattctcaaagTTTCATGTGCTCTTGAAGATGCCTCTGAGACATAGTAATTGGACTATAGTAAACCCTCCTACTAAGATTGAAATGTGCATCGGTTAGTTGCAGAGATTTAGGCttcttaatggaaaataatttgagcTGTTGTTTAATTCTATGTCTTTAGCTAATAACGACACaggaattaatttgtttaaCCTCTTATTCTAGTAGAAAGGGTGATGGTCAGCTGGCATAAATAATCTGGCATATGCTTTTTCTGAAATCCAGGTGCTGCTATGAAGCCTAACATGTCTTGATACAGAAGAACTTTTGATGGAGGAATATTTTGATCTGCTAGTGAGCAAGGAATTGAAAGGGAATAGCATAGATGGTATATTTTTGCTGTCTCCCTGCTGTCAATTTGTTGAAAATGGTTTAGGGAGACTCTGAAGTAGACCGAATAGACCAGCATCTTTTTTAACCATAGAGTATCTGTGTACTAAAACAGTGTTGTGACTTACACAGTACCcactcatttttaaagaaaatatttcacttcagGCGACAAAGAGACACAGTAGCAAAGGTGAAATTTAGTCATTGGCTACAGATTGAATAGAGGATAAATGCTCCCTTTGAGGAAGTATGCTTGCACCATAGAGGACTTACTGCCTAGGGGAGTTTTTAAAAGACGAGATAAACTAGTTAAGAGTTTTTGTGATCTCCTTATTCCTGCaagtaatttccatttttattaatgGTTTTCATGATGTCAGTAAAAGTCTAATCTTTCGAATAGGTGTGCTGAATCCCCGGTAAATTTAGGTATAATTCAGCAAGGGGAGAGAGAATGTGAGCTATGACATTACCGGATTTTGTTCACAGGGCACTACCATGGTATTCAGtgggcaggaggatggggaggtcagaaaacagcagctttcaaaacaaTGTGAGGAGATTACTACAAAGCTAGCATTTGAGCAGTGCTTTGCTACCCCTTTGTATCAGGGAGAACACAAAGCTATGAGGAGCAGCCTCTCTTGAAAtctgtttatttgtattttggtaAAATTGCAGAGTGGAAATTGTTACTCGTGTGTGCAAGAAAGTATTAAATCTTTTGACAAGCAAGGCCAAAAGGCTTACATATAGTGATTATCACTGAAATCTAACAttgaaagcaaattttatttttcctaatgcttTTCTGTGTCATTTTGCTTTATCACAAGTGTTTAGGATTTCAGGCTTTGCAGCATTTCATTAATTGTGTTGACATGGCATTCTTGCAAGTATAAGCTGCATAATTGACATGATGCAAGTTTGTGTCAGAATGAAAAAGGTTGTTGGGAAACAATGGTAGAGGAATACATCCTCTTAGTAAATCACACATGTAAATTAAGAGAGCATACTAGTGATTTTGTTTGACTTAGTGAATTATGTTTAAATGTCTGCTGAAAAGAATTATTACAAAGgagataattaaaaattaagtaaaattcTACTTCATTCTGtctaacaaaataatttttggctGTAGTTTAAACTCTTGTCAGATTAATGCGAGTTAGTTTTGTAGTTAGAACTTTGTATGCCTTTATTCTCAATACTGagactagaaataaaaaattaagccTTTGTATTGTAAGTTAACTTTCTTGCTTCATCCGTTTTTGTTAGTGTCCCTAGGATACCATGGGCTTTTGCTATGACTGAAGTATGTGGCGTAATTCTTTGCTACATTTGGCTGTTGGTTCTTCTGCTTCACAAACACAGGTACAGtatataaaattcaaaatatctGGTAATTTGATTCAGAGAAAGAACTGTAACTAAAAGTTATGATGATTGTTTAAGATTTTCCATTCAGTAGGAATCTTACAAGCTTCTAACATGTCTCTGTTAAAATGGGGTAGAGAGGAGTTAATCAAGAATGGTCACTTGTGAATCTTACAAAAGAATAATCTGAATTTACTTTTCTACCAGATTTATATGTGGTTTCCTTCAGAACATAGGTATTTCAGAGAGTTGCCAGTATATACTCTCATACTCTTAACAATTTTGTATATAAGAAAATCCTATGAGAATGAAATTCCACAGGATGACTGAGCCAGCCTAGCAGCTTGCTGTCACAGAAGGGTAGAAAACCCTTTTGTGTGCGTGCAGattttaagttaaatttttACAGTTTGTTGATTTTTATCATTTTGCCAGCAGAAGGTATGAATGCCAAAGCTAGAACAAGTGTAGCTGCAGAGGAATGGAGCTGTACCTTTTGGTGACTGTAAGCTTGCTACAGTGTCTCAGCCTGTCATGTGGAACCATTACAgtactactttaaaaaaataaaaattaaacaacaaaattactGTGAAACTTGCAGCAGTGATCAAGGGACTGTATGGGATTAATTTGGAATGTGGGGAAATGTTTTTATCATAACtttgctgatttaaaaatacagtatattgGGATTCTTGCACTCAGTTCCTATGTACTTTTCCTAGATCTATACTTCTGCGAAGGCTGTGCAGCCTCATGGGGACAGTATTCTTATTACGCTGCATTACAATGTTTGTTACCTCACTTTCTGTGCCAGGCCAGCACTTGCAGTGTACTGGAAAGGTAAAaacttaaaatgctttaaataaattatctttttttatttttattttttattttctatatgaTTAAGATTGTTGTGACCATAATGTTGGATTTGTGTTTGTAAGAACAGCGATGTTTCTCTCCTGTTCCACTCCACACCCCTTCATTAATTGCCATTGTCCTTAGGGGTCTTAGAAGCACTTGCCACTTTGGAGAGGGGATAGTTATTCGGGAAGGGGTGTTCAGAATATTTAACAGTGTAAACTGGAGAGACTACATTGGAGGAGCGTGCACTTAAGATACTGACTTcatgaagaaaggctgaaagtGGAATAATTGCATCTATGTCTTGCTGGatggatggggtttttttggggggaaagggTTCAAACCCGTTTTATTATTTCATCCCTTCTAATAACCCCTTATTAGAACATGTGATTTTGTGGTTTCATCCTAACCTCTAGTTAGAAGAAGTTTGAGCTGAATATATTGGAAATTTGACAAGGACACAGTGGGAGGTTGATAACctacattttaatgaaagacCCATGATAAATGCATGATAAATGTATTAAATAGACATGATGCTGTAAAACTAACTTTAAGGACAGCTTCTCGGGAAGTGGGGTTAGAACATAGTAAAGGTTAATATTACTGTCTTTCAGTTGTATGGCAATGTTTGGGCAAAACTCCAGCGGGCATTTGCAATATGGAGTGGCTTTGGCATGACTCTTACTGGAGTACATACGTGTGGAGATTATATGTTCAGTGGCCACACTGTTGTCCTGACAATGCTCAACTTCTTTGTCACAGAATGTAAGTACAGAGTGTCAGTACTTAAATGTCCCTAACTGTTAAGAATATGAGCTGCTTGCTGTCAACCAAGGGTGCGAGAATATAAATACTTTAATGTCCTTAAGTATTAAGAATATCTGCTGCTTGACCTCCTCAAAAAGTTCAGTGTGTAACAtttaagcaaacaaataaaaattcagattgCTGTGCCCTTTCTCAGGTTTGTGACAGTTCActtacagacagaaaagaaaaagcacctaGATTAATGGAGGGATGAATAGGGCACATTTGAAAGAACACGTGAGCCAAGAAAATTAGAAAGGCTTTCTAGCTTGCTAATGGGAGAACACTAGGGAAGATACTTCCCTAGGTATCTGCCAGTGATCCCCTGTTGAGAAAAATACCTGGCTGTACATTTAGTATAATCCATAGATCCATAAAGCTGAACTACCAAACCTCGTAATGAGTGAGAATATATGAAACAGTAGTGCTCTTCTGTAAATACAAAGTGTGATTTGATATGTTATGTAACAAGCTAAGATATTTAGTTTGAGTTCACTAATGATGGAAGGACTGCATGAACAGGGTTATGtgttttataacatttttccccttattACATGGAGAAAAGGCATGATTTTCATTAATAGAAGTTAGTTGAACAAAGAATTCTGCTTTGTGTAGTCCTAAACCATTTTAGGATGCTCTGTTCATCCAGAAATGCTTAATAGCTGTATTTGTAAATGAACTTATGAAGTGATAAGACACGAGTTGTACCATTGTTTTTGTTGGCTTTATTGCACCTGTAGATTTAAACAGTATTTCCAGATGGAGACAGTAAGTTCATCACATTTTTGGATGAAAAATCTGTATAAAACCTGGAAGTATCTAGGCATGGATTTCATAATGACCCAGATTTTTGAGACATTGAAGGTTagtggttttctgttttcttctagaTACGCCAAGGAGCTGGAACTTCTTGCACACCTTGTCCTGGGTCCTGAATCTCTTTGGAATCTTCTTCATTTTGGCTGCACATGAACATTATTCTATAGACGTCTTCATTGCCTTTTACATCACTACAAGACTCTTTTTGTATTACCATACATTGGCTAATACTAGAGCGTATCAACAGAGTAGGAGAGCAAGGATCTGGTTtcctatgttttctttttttgaatgcAATGTTAATGGTACTGTTCCCAATGAGTATTGCTGGCCTTTTTCAAAACCTACTATACTGAAAAGATTGATTGGCTGAAGAGTGTGTAGGTCAGTTCAGATTTTTATGAAGCGTTATGACCAAGATCCTACAAGGCTAGTGGCGGGGGGAATGTAAAGTAATAATTTTCACTCTGTGATCTCCTCCCCTTTGTCTTTGATTCTTAGCCATGAGATGGTGTTCCCACACTTCACAGggctgtattttgttttcttgttgctaaaatagaaaacagtgGGGACTGGTAAAGGCTATCCAGGAACCATGAATATAAACCAGAATACTGTTACCCTTAGTAAGGTTCTATGTGAATGTTTATGTAACTTTAACCTCAAATACGTGCTTGTACTGAATATAATGGGGTTTTTATTTACAGGTCCAAATAATCTCTGTTACCTGACATGCCAGCCTTTATGTTTACTTACTAAAAAATTAGAACTTTATGAagactttcttttaaaagagtcgtaaatgtaattttcaaaacaaactcTGTTTATACTTAAAGATTGAGGAGTACTGTGtcataatgaagaaaacagtataGTTCCTTGCTGAAAGGGTCTCTTAACTGTTAAATAACAAGTCTTAAAGTATAATCAACAGTATAAACGGTCTGCATAGAGGTTGCCAAAAATGAAAGTCTGCCTTGTGGCTATGAAGTgatgatgttttattttaatgagagcTTATTTAGTCTAGTCTATCAATGTGTCTATATGGTTATTCTAGCACTTggaagttttctcttttgtgtttaaataaatgAGTTAAAGTAAACGCTACATCTACTGAAAGTAAAGTTAATTTAGCTTTAGTGAGTTTTAAAGCCACAAAATAActtttgtgtggttttaattgctttataCCCAAACCTGTGCATGTTTTTTTAGGAGCAGCTCTTTAACATTGGAAAATAAGGAAAGTTATATTCATATATCTTAATGTCCCATAAATGGATGGGGAAAATGCATGTAGTAACTCTTTCAAGAAAAGTAATAATAGTGAGTATTGGAAATAGTGCTCATATTGATGTATGTTTTAGCACTCTGGTGTCAACAATATGGTGAATATCTCTggatatatatacacagtatatttgcttatttatatAAACACACAGAGTATATGTTCTTCTAACAAGTATGGAAAGAGACTAGTTCTTAAGTTGCTCATTTACCACACTGAAAGCTAAAAGTACCATATGCAGTTGAGTTTTggttgttaaaaaaaaccccaaaacacacacacacaaaaacccaaacacaacaaaatacCCCTCAAACCCAGTCTCTTGAGTCTATAATGCGTAAGCAAGGGTCACAGAGTTTGTGATTTCTTATGCAGTCATTTTTAACGGGACGATACTAATGTTGGTTGTAAAGACTTGAAATCAGATTTGTGCTAAATGAAAACTTCCAGGCAAGTGGTGCAAGTCATAAAAATGGTGTAGACCTTTTAATTTGGTCTTATGTTACTTTTTTAACCTAATTTAGCTCCTATTCCACAGAGCAGTTGTGCATCTTGGAGTATCTTGGTATTGAGCACACATAGGTTGTACTACTCTGCAGGCTTTTATATTTCTAACATTCCGATTTTTTAGCAAAATTTCAGGTTTAATACTATATTATTCCATCTGCCATAGCCTGATGGCTCTTGCTGTCCAAATTTGgggaaattaagaaaaaaatcagaaaatattctgaaagatttaaagacttttcatttgctgttcttacctttctgatttcagaaaggCGATCTGAACATTCCTCTTGAGACTTTATAAGAAGAGttctatttattaatttatatttgcCTTTTCAATGCACACACAGTTAtgaatactattttttttaaactctagGAAACATCTGTTCTCAGGATGTGCAGCATTCTATTCTGAATTACAACATGTGGAGAGGTATGCACTTAAACTTGCAATGCTGTTGATTCTGGAAAGAACCATGTCAGTGCTATAGCTATGTCAGTGGCATAGCTGTGtctaaactgaaaaattactttctaacTTAGACATGCAGGAGAATTTTCAAGTACAGCCCAGTGTAACAATGTTTACATAAAGTAAAGCTATCATTTCaatagtatttcttttaatgaagtTCATATACTTAAAGCATAAAATTTCTCTCTTtgttctaatttaatttttcaaactcTGTTAAGTAAATCCATGTTTTAAATCAGCATCACCTATCAGTGGTTTTTAAAGGAAGCTTCTTGTTCTGTGCTGATTCCCTTGATGCTGAATATCTAAATCCAAGATAAGTAATAAACAGAGACTGGTTTTGTGAACATTGAAGTGAGTTAAAAGATTGTCAGTCTTCAATTTTGGAAGTTCGTTTTGTCTCTCTATAAACATGCAAGAGGAAGGCTTGAAATTGATAGAGGATGTGAAAATCTGATCTAACATGCAGAAGAGCACAGGTCAGTCTGTAAAGTTGGTAATGAAGCTTTTTGTTAACTAGATGGAAACAAGTTGCAAGTAACTGACAGGCTTAAAATTCTGTACCTCCTTTTTCAA
This region includes:
- the SAMD8 gene encoding sphingomyelin synthase-related protein 1, with product MMAGNSQLCIRRWTTKNVAKWLKEEGFCEYVDVLCNRHRLDGITLLTLTEYDLRSPPLEIKVLGDIKRLMLSIRKLQKQHIDVLEELGYNSDSHVGTSPSVGSLQGTDWFCNGEVPRDYDGPITDSNGDQYQYANGKNKHSTRRLDPEYWKTILSCVYVFIVFGFTSFVMVIVHERVPDMQTYPPLPDIFLDSVPRIPWAFAMTEVCGVILCYIWLLVLLLHKHRSILLRRLCSLMGTVFLLRCITMFVTSLSVPGQHLQCTGKLYGNVWAKLQRAFAIWSGFGMTLTGVHTCGDYMFSGHTVVLTMLNFFVTEYTPRSWNFLHTLSWVLNLFGIFFILAAHEHYSIDVFIAFYITTRLFLYYHTLANTRAYQQSRRARIWFPMFSFFECNVNGTVPNEYCWPFSKPTILKRLIG